GAATGCTTTTTTGAGAAGCGCACGATGTCCTTTATGCAGACATTCGAAAGTTCCGCCGACTACTACCCTTGTCATCGGATGCTATTACTCGCGTTCCTGTGATAAGTTTTATGTCACTGAAATACTTTCACCATGCTTGCTCCAGGTATATATACTAGCTTACACATAGAACAGCACGATTGTGCACCAAAAGGAAACCATGTGCACCTAGGAGTAAGAAAATGCCTGAAGTATTATTAGAAGACCTTGACCATGTAGGTCCGGCTACCGCACAGAAACTGATGGAGTCCGGATTCACGACCGTTGAAGCAATAGCTGTCTCATCACCTGCAGAACTTGCAACTGCAGCTGATATTGGAGAGTCAACCGCTGCAAAGATAATTATGGCCGCACGCCAGTCCGCTGATATCGGCGGCTTTGAGACAGGCGATATGGTAATGGAACGCAGAAAACTTGTGGGAAAATTATCCACGGGTTGTATTGAATTCAATGAGATGATGGGTGGAGGAATCGACACTCAGGCAATCACCGAACTGTATGGTGAATTCGGTTCGGGAAAAACACAGGTTGCACACCAGCTTGCCGTAAACGTACAGCTCCCACCGGAACAGGGAGGACTTGATGGTTCGGTTATCATAATAGATACTGAGAACACCTTCAGACCGGAAAGGATAAAACAGATGGTAGACGGCCTTTCCGAAAAATATGGAGTAGAATACGATCACGAGGAATTCCTGAAGAACATCCGTGTGGCACGTGCCTTTAACTCCAATCACCAGATATTGCTGGTAGACTCGGCACTTGAGCTGGCAAACGAGTTAAAGAATTCGGAAAAACCTGTAAGACTCCTTATTGTGGACTCACTCACAGCCCATTTCAGGGCCGAGTACATAGGAAGAGGAACCCTTGCGGACAGGCAGCAGAAACTCAACAAGCATCTCCACGGTCTGCAGAGATTCGGAGACCTCAACAACGCAAGTGTTATCGTAACAAACCAGGTAATGTCAAAGCCTGATGCCTTTTTCGGAGACCCTACAAAGCCGATAGGAGGGCATATCGTCGGTCACACCGCAACATTCAGGCTATACCTGCGTAAATCAAAGGGTGATAAGAGAATTGTCAGGCTCGTTGACTCACCAAACCTTCCGGATGGCGAGGCAATAATATCCGTGACAACACCCGGATTGCGTGATCCCTGATCATACAGTGTTAGCCTGAAGATTAGAAAACGGCCCGAGATCGGGCCACTAAAAACATTTTTATCTTTTTCTCCTGTTTATTGCCTATGCAATTCAAAGCCATTGCCATTGATATCGACGGCACTATCACCCACATGGACCGCAGGCTCAGCCTCAGGGCGGCTGAAAAACTACGTATTCTGGATGTACCTGTGGTGCTGGCTACCGGCAATATCCTCTGTTACGCCAAAGCGACCGCCAAGCTGATAGGAGTATGCTGCCACGTCATAGCTGAGAATGGTGGTGTGGTGACAGATGGATTTGATAAGAAGCCCTATGTATCCGATGTGATCACCGAATGCGAACAGGCATATGATATCCTGTCCGAAGAATTCAAGATGGAAAAGCTGGATTCTCGCCACAGGAGAACAGAGATCGTCCTCAACAGAAACTTCGATATTGAGCGTGCCAGGGTGATTCTGAGTAACACGGATCTGGATGTTGAGATAATAGATACACATTTTGCGATCCATATCAAAAGCAAAAAGATAAACAAGGGAACCGGGCTTGTGAGAATGGCTGATATGATGGGACTAAAGACATCCGATTTTGTAGCAATAGGCGATTCGGTGAATGATAAGGAATTACTTGAGCTGGCAGGATACTCAATCGCAGTATCAAATGCTGATGATTTCCTAAAGGATATCGCAGACCATGTCACAGGGGAGCCCTATGGAGAGGGTACAGCAGAAGCTATAGAGTATCTTGTTTCCAACGGGATGTTAAAGGCCAGGGATCAATAGAATACCGGCTGCAAAGTCCTGCTGAACTTTGCATTCAGCATTACTGAGGCGTACTTTCGTTATGGATACCTTTTGCCATATTCTTATCAACGACAATATAGTCCTTGATGGCCCTTACGGATTCGAAGGGCAGTAATATGTACTGATCATCGGTCTGGTACTTGGAAGTATCCAGACTCATGTCGGGCTTTACAATCAGGTTTATCAGATTTCCCGTAGCCGCATCCATTACAATATTGAAAAGAATGCCTATTTCTGTACCATCGGTAGCCATGACCTGTTTACTGGAAAGGTTTTTTGCGAAGACGTTAGCCATTTTCATTCACCCCTGAATATAATAGTGACTTTTAAATTTTTCATATATTTATCTGTATCCTATATAAGCACTTGGTTCTTCTTTTTTGACACCGCCCTTGAACTGAGCCTGTATCTTCTCGTAGTATTCGATCAGATTTTCGGTCAGTGTAGGCCTTACCTTGTTGAGTGCCTGTTTGAAGTACTTCATACCTACTTCTTCATTATTGAAATCATCCCGGAGTGCAAGCATGACAGCTTCCCTGCATACGGCTTCTATATCAGAACCTACAAATCCTTCCGTAACGCTTGCAAGCTCATCAATGGTAACATCATCCCCAAGAGGAATATTTCTGGTATGGATCTTGAAGATGGCTTTTCTTCCGGCATATGTGGATTGTCCCACAAGTACAAGCCTGTCGAACCTGCCTGATCTGAGAAGCGCGGGGTCAAGGATATCCGGACGGTTTGTAGCTGCTATCACCACAATTTCCTTGAGTGGTTCAAGACCATCAAGCTCGGTAAGTAACTGATTCACTATTCTTTCCGAAACCTTGCCGTCCTCTGTTATCGCACTTCTCATGGGTGCGATGGAATCAATCTCGTCGAAGAATATGATACATGGGGCTACCTGTCTTGCTTTCTTGAAAGTCTCGCGGATAGCCTTCTCGGACTCACCCACCCATTTGGAGAGCATCTGGGGTCCTTTAATGCTTATAAAATTTGCATTGGACTCATTTGCAACCGCTTGGGCGATGAGAGTCTTTCCGGTTCCCGGTGGTCCGAAGAGCAGAACACCCTTTGGTGGTTTGATACCCATCTGCAGGAATTTCTCCGGCTTTGTGAGCGGCCATTCCACAGCTTCAACCACATCCTGTTTGGCCTTATCAAGACCTCCGACATCATTCCATTTAACAGCCGGGATCTCCACAAGAACCTCCCGCATGGCCGAAGGCTCGATCTCACGGAGTGCATTCTCAAAGTCGTCCTTGCCAACACTCAGGATATCAAGAATCTCAGGTGCGATCTCATCTTCCTCCAGATTGATGTCGGGAAGAGCACGCCTGAGGGATTTCATCGCAGCTTCCTGCACCAGTGCCAGCAGGTCCGCCCCTACAAAGGCCTGGGTATGCTGTGAAAGGTATTCAAGGAATTCCTCGGACACATCCTCACTAAGAGGCACCCCTCTTGTGTGGATCTGGAGGATCTCAAGGCGATCATCGTTATCCGGAACACCTATCTCTATCTCCCTGTCAAACCTTCCGGGTCTGCGCAGTGCGGGGTCAATGGCATCCAGCCTGTTGGTGGCACCGATGACAACTACCTGTCCCCTTTCCTCGAGACCGTCCATCATGGTGAGCAACTGGGCAACTACCCTCCTCTCCACCTCACCGGTAACGTTCTGTCTCTTCGGAGCAATGGAGTCTATCTCATCTATGAATATGATGGAAGGTGCGTTATCCTCCGCTTCCTCGAAGATCTTGCGTATACGTTCCTCGCTCTCTCCGTAGTACTTGCCCATGATCTCGGGACCTGCAATATACAGAAAGTTTGCCCTGGATTCATTTGCAACAGCCTTTGCGATAAGGGTTTTACCAGTACCCGGCGGACCGTAGAGGATGATACCCTTGGGCGGGTCGATATTGAGTCTCTGGAACAGTTCGGGATGTTTCAGGGGAAGTTCTATCATTTCCCTTACGCGCTGGATCTCCGAACCAAGTCCGCCTATGTCCTCGTATGTGACACCCCTTGTGGCACCATCGTATCCCCTTACCGGTTTCTGTCTTAGTTCGATCTCGGTGATATCTCCGATAATTAGAATAGCGTCCGTTGGTTCGGTCTCAACGGCGATAAGAGGTATAGCCTGACCACCTGACATCTGGGTGGACATGGGCTGTGTCATGGAACTGATAATAGGTACGACATCCCCTTCCACAAGAGGCCTTTTCATAATGTTTCTTTTGATTATCTCGTTAATATGGTCACCGAACTCCATTGTCACGCCTTCGGGGGGTGCGAGCACGACCTTTGTTGCGGTCTCTACCTCGGCCTTTCTTATGGTGATCCTCTCACCGATACCCACACCTGCGTTCTGCCTGATGAAACCGTCAATGCGGACTATGCCCTGTCCCCAGTCCTGCCTCTCAGCCCTCCATACTTTGGCAGCGGTCTTTCTCTTACCCTCAATCTCCACAATATCTCCGGGTGACAGTTGCAGGCTCAGAAGTGTTGTAGGGTCAAGCCTGACAATACCCCTTCCAAAGTCGTTTGGATGCGCTTTTTCTACTTTGATCTGTACTTCGTCCATTGGTTTCATCCCAGAATTATTTTAAATATATAATATATGCATAATTTAATTATGATTGTAAATACTTATTTCACTCCCATGCATAAAAAAGATATGGTCAGAGCTTAGGCTCTCAATCCCTTTTTTCGGCAACAAGCTTTAAATATGAATTGAATATACTACTACTTTGTAGATTGGAGACTATTCTGTAAGCATTTGTAAATTTAGGATTTAGATTTATATTGTTTTATAACCAGCGTGGTTGAAAATCTTCATTTGAATTTAAAGGAAGTGCATATTTGTTCGGAAACAACGATGAATCAACAGCCCCAGTAGCTGTCGGAGAGACCTACGAAGTAACCATACAGGATATCGCAAGAGAAGGAGACGGTATCGCCAGGATAGAAGGTTTTGTTATCTTCGTGCCAGGGGCAGAAGTCGGAGATACTGTAAATATCAAGATCACAAAGGTCCTGCGTAAGTTCGCATTCTCAGAGATAGAAGAATAATATTTTAAAGAGGGCAGGTATGCCTGTCCACTAATAAATTACTATTTTACCCTTTTCCTTTTTTAAGCCGGCAGGATGGGTTTAGGTCTGGCCGTTATTATCGTGGTTAGAGCGTATGAAGAACCTCTCACCTGCGAAAATAACTACCATCATTACTGCTGCTACCACAATTAGAAACATATCACTGGACGCCTTTGAGATCACCAGAGCGGTCAGAACGATGGCATCAAGGATAATGGCGGATATTACGACAGAGGACTTAAACTCTATTTCTTCGCGCATATAACGTAAAAGTCCCCAGTGAATTATAATATCCATGATCAAATAGAAGATTGCTCCCAGAGCGGCAATCCTGCTCAGATCGAAAAATATGGTCAGCAATATAGCAACCACAATCGTGTAAACAAGGGTATGTTTCTGTATGTCCCCAGGCATCCCGAAATGTCTGTGAGGTATCACATTCATGTCAGTTAACATGGCCAGCATGCGGGAGACTGCAAAGACACTGGCAATTATACCTGATACAGTTGCGATGATCGCCAGTCCGACGGTAAACCAGAGGCCATAGTTCCCAAACACAGGCCTTGCGGCCTCAGCCAGTGCAAAATCCCTCGCTGCGATGATCTCAGGCAGATCAAGGCTTCCCGCAACCGCAAATGAGACCAGAAGATAGAGAAGCGCACAGATGGATATAGAAATAATTATTGCCCTGCTCACGTTATGATGCGGGTCCTTTATCTCAGATCCACTGTTGGTAATAGTGGTAAAACCCTTGTAGGCAAGCACAGCCAGCGCTATTGAGGCCAGGTATCCTTCCAGGCCTGCATCCATGGGAGCCGACGTTACGTTTGAAAAGGATCCTCCCGCTATCCACAAACCGACAAAACCGAAAATTGATATGCCGATTATCTTGACAAATGCCATGGAAAATGAGAACTTTTCGATAACAGTATTTCCTGAAATGTTAACCAGGAAAGCAAATATCAGCAGGCAGACACCAAGAACAGGAACAAGATAGGTGTTCTGGTCCATGTTGAAAAGCTGAATAGTATAAGTACCAAAAGTACGCGCCACAAGGCTCTCATTTATAACCATGGAAAAAGCCATGAGTAAAGCTGCAAAGCCGGTTACAACTCCTTTACCGTACGCTTTCTCAAGATACATGGCAATCCCTCCTGCCGAAGGATAGGTGTTGGAAAATTTTATGTAACTGTACGCACTAAATGCAGTCACAACCGCACCCAGCAGAAAGATAAAAGGAAACATCATTCCGGCAAGTTCAGCAATCTGTCCGAGCAAAGCAAATATTCCCGCACCGATCATAACTCCCGTACCCAGGGATACGGCACCTGTAAGTGTCAGACTGTTTTTTTCATAACTAACCACATTTATCCCATCCACTAACCTGCTATTCTTTGATGCTATCCTATAAATTAAATCCGATGCTTGTTAAAAACATATCACGGACAAAAACAGAAATACTTTTAAAGTACCCAGTTTTCTTTATTAATATGGGGTTAAAAGCGTTATTTCTGAACTGTACATTAAAGAGATCTCCCGAGGTTTCAAATACAAGAGCATTGATCGATAAAGCTGTCAGGCTTTTTTCGGAAATGGAAATTGATAGCGAGGTCATCAGAGTTGTTGACTATAACGTCAAATTCGGGGTCACATCCGACGAGGGAGATGGTGACGAGTGGCCTCAGATACTGAAGAAGATAAAGGATTGTGATATTCTGGTAATAGGTTCTCCCATATGGTTTGGTGTCATTTCCTCTGTCGCAAAAATGGTGATAGAAAGGCTTGACGGAACCTATATGGAAGGTGACCCCGAAACCGGGCAGTTCCCATTGTATGGGAAAGTTGCAGGAGTACTTGTTACCGGTAATGAAGACGGAGCACATGATGTTGCTGCCAACATACTTTTCAACCTTACTCATCTGGGATGCACAGTCCCTCCCAATGCAGACAGTTACTGGGTCGGAGATGCAGGACCAGGACCAAGTTATATCGAAGCTGGTGGCGAGCGACATTTGTACACCAACAAGACCGTCCGTTACATGACACATAACCTGGCTTTCTTTGCCGGATTATTAAAGGAAAATCCTATTCCCACAAATCTTAACCAGCTTATTGAAGAGGCAAAAGAAGAGAGTGACTGAAGAAATCTCTGACTTTCGTCTTTATTCAGTCCTGTTCACAAATTTAGCCTTTGCCAGCTATTTTTATTAAAAGTGATTGGTAGGATAATTTCTGAAAATATTTACATCAGTCTTTAATACTGTTGCTCACCTAAAATGATATTAATAAAGGAGTGATCAGGGAGGTGAGAAATTGGCAATGGTGAACGGTCTTGACTGGGTAGCAATGGTCCTTGTTATTGTTGGGGGACTGAACTGGGGTCTTGTAGGTGCATTTGGTTTTGACCTTGTGGCAGCCATTTTTGGTGAAATGTCACTGATATCAAGGCTGGTATACATCCTTGTAGGTCTGGCAGCAGTTTATCTGATATACTTCGCTACCAAGATCAGCAGTCAGTGAAAATTGATTCTTATGTTTCTTATATTGATGATGGAATTATTCCATCATCAGATTTAAGAGACTCTTTTTTGCTTTATTTATTTCCGATATGGAAATAGATACATCAAATTCTTTTCCTGATATTTTTAGCTCATTTCCGCCAACAGTGCCGATAACGGTATGTGGAACATCTTTCAACAGCTCTTTTACAGCAGCAGGTTCCGAAGTACAGATTATCGCCCTCGCATATGACTCGGAGAAGAGCAGGTCATCGGTCCTCAGATCATTTTCGATATCACTCAGATCCACAGTGGCACCCATATTCTCACACATCTCACAGAGTCCTGCAGCCAGCCCTCCAAGGGACAGGTCATGTGAGGCTGTCACCTTTTTGCTCTTCACAGCCTCGATCAGGGAATTGATGATCTGTGAAACATTTTCAGGAACAGCAGGAGCCATACCATATTCCCGCTTGCCTATGGTCCTGTAGTATTCAGAGCCACCAAGCTCGTCCTTTGTTGTCCCTACAAGGATTATAGTGTCCCCTTCCTTTGTGAATACACCTGAAGGAGCAATGGTAACGTCTTCCGTGTATCCGATCAGACCTATTGACGGAGTGGGTGCGATGGCGGTCTTGAATTCCTCGCTTTCATTATACAGAGAGACGTTACCTCCGACCACAGGAATGGAAAGCTCTCTTGCACCGTCCCCGAGACCAAGTATCGCCTGCTTGAACTGCCAGTAGATATCCGCTTTTTCAGGGTTTCCGAAATTAAGACAGTCCACAAGGGCTATTCCGTATGCACCCTTGACAGCAAGATTCATTGCATTCTCGATGACCGTACCCTTTCCTCCCTGATATGGATCAAGAAGAGTATGTTTCGGATTGCAACCGCAGGAAAGTGCTATACCCTCATTACCGTCGATACGCAGTACACCTGCATCATCACCTGGTTTTGCCACGGTTCTCAGTTGTACCTCATGGTCATACTGCCTGTATATCCACTTCTTTGAAGCCACATTGTGGGATGAGAGTATATCAAGGATCGCCTGTTTCAGATCCTCCGGCATTTCCGGTTTTTCGCCTGCATCACGGGGAGCAGGTTCCGTGGACGGACGCTCAAAGGTCGGAGCACCTTCTGTTAGCAGTTTTACAGGAATGCTGGCAGCCACCTCGCCTTTGAACATTACGGTATATGATAGATCTTCGGTGAGTTCTCCTATCAAGCTGGCATTCAGGTCGTATTTTGCTGCAATGTCCAGTACGGCCTGAACATCATCGGGATCTACCTCAAGCAGCATGCGCTCCTGTGATTCGGCGATCAGTATCTCATAAGGGGTCATGCCAGTCTCACGCAGTATTACGTTGTCCGCAATGATCTTCATTCCGAGGTTACCCTTGGATGCCATCTCTGAACTTGCACCTGCAAGCCCGGCTGCTCCAAGATCCCTGCATGCTTTCACATATCCTTCTCCGATAGCCTCAAGGGTAGCTTCTATCAGGAGCTTTTCTGTGAACGGGTCACCGATCTGGATGCTTGGCCTGTCTTCGGCCTCAGATGATTCAGAAAGGTCCCTTGAAGCAAAGGAAGCTCCGCCCAGTCCGTCCCTGCCCGTAGTGGAGCCCATGAGTATGAGTTTGTTACCTGCCTTCTGCGCAGATGCGGTTACGATATTCTCCTCACGTGCAAGTCCGACGCACACAACATTCACAAGAGGGTTGCCACTGTATGATTCGTCAAAAAGTGCTTCTCCGCGTACAACAGGAACACCGATACAGTTGCCGTATCCTGCAATGCCTTCGATTATATGTTCAAAAAGATAGAGATTCTTCGGGTTGTCGAGTGGTCCGAAGTAGAGAGGGTCCATCAGTGCAATGGGACGTGCACCCATGGATATGATATCACGCACTATGCCTCCTACACCTGTTGCGGCTCCGTTGTAGGGGTCCACATATGATGGATGGTTGTGACTCTCCATACCCACTGCAAGAGCCCAGCCGTTCCCGAACCTGATGATAGCCGCATCATCTCCAGGACCTATGATAACCCGGTCTCCCGTGGTTGTGAAGGTCTTGAGTAGTGGTGCGCTTGAGCGGTATGAGCAGTGTTCGCTCCAGAGATTCAGGAAACAACCCTGTTCCACAAGGTTTGGTTCCCTTCCCATCTCTTTGGTTACTATGTTAAGGTCATTTTCAGGTAACATTGATGTGCCTCAGTATTTAAACTCGCAATTATCAGGGTGTTAAAGCACCCGGAAGCAAATAAACGTTTCTTTAAGAAAGGAGTGGTTTTAACATTCGTTTTTGAATGAAAGCATGTCACCCACATGAAGGTCAGCCTTCTCCAGTGTTCCCGTACTGGTCTCGATGACGTATTTTACTTTTGCATCCGATGAGCTAAAACCGGTCCAGGATTTAAGTCTGTCAAGTTTTACTACCCTTTTGTCCCCGTCAAGGAAGATAACTTCTATGGGAAAACTGACAAAGAGCATATGTAATGATACATTTTGACTTTTCTTCATTACAAACACCAGAGCATAGTCATCAGGAATATTCTTCCTGAACATAAGACCCAGGGCCTGTTTGAAGATGCTGCACGCAAATTCGACGTGTGTAGCAACGGATTCACCATTAGATTTTAATATCATCGCTGTTTACTTTAATCATCTATTTTAATTAAAGACTATGGAGTGTTTAAAATAGATAATAAACTCGGAGGAAATACCACAAGATGAGTTCTGAAATGTGTTCGGTCTGCGGATTGCCAAAGGAACTTTGCATATGTGAAGAAGTGGCAAAAGAACAGCAAAGAATAACGGTAAAAGTAAATAGAAGAAGATATGGAAAGGAAGTTACGGTTGTTGAGGGCTTCGATGCCCATGAGATCGATCTGCATGAGCTTTCTACATATTTGAAATCTAAGTTTGCATGTGGCGGTACTGTAAAAGGCAATGGTGTCGAATTGCAGGGAAACCACCTAGGACGCATGAAAGATGTTCTTGTTGAGCGGGGATTCTCTCCGGATCAAATAAAGGATTAATTGTTTTTTATAGAATACTAAATACAGTATCCGTTTTTTTGTGTGAATCATCTCTTCACACAAAATTTCAATTACCTCAGGCCGTAGACTACTTTTCCAATAATCGAGGGCCTTAGGTTACCTATTTATGAAATGCAGCCTCTAGTAATGATGAGTACTATGAAACGCATTTATATGGACCACAGTGCTACCACACCGGTAGATCCCCTTGTGGTCGATTCCATGTTACCTTATTTTACAGAGAAATTCGGAAATGCATCAAGTCTGCATTCCTTCGGCCAGGAAGCCTCAGAGGCACTTTCCACAGCCCGCCAACAGCTTGCAGAGTCCATCGGTGCAAAAACAGACGAGATCATATTCACATCAGGAGGTACTGAATCCGACAATCTTGCCATCAGAGGAGTTCTGGAAAAAAAGAACAGTGGAAAAGGCAAAGACCAGCACATAATCACTTCATTGATAGAGCATCCTGCAGTACTCAGTACATGTTCCTTCCTGGAAAGTATCGGCTATGATGTTACATACGTGCCGGTGGACAGTGAAGGTATCCTGGATATGGATGAGTTTGAAAACTCAATACAGGATAACACTTCGATAATCAGTATAATGCATGCGAACAACGAGATAGGTACAATACAACCCATCAGGGAAATCTCAAAGATCGCAAAGGAAAACGACATATATCTCCATACCGATGCGGTACAGACCTTTGGTAAGATACCGGTCAATGTTGATGACCTGGGAGTTGATATGCTGGCCATCTCCTCTCACAAGATACACGGTCCGAAGGGAGCTGGGGCCTTATATGTAAGAGAAGGCACCGACCTGGAACCCTTCATATTCGGCGGAGGACATGAGCAGGGACTTCGACCCGGAACCGAGAACATACCGGGGATAGTGGGCCTTGGGAAGGCTGCTTCCCTGGCAAAGGAAAGGCTCGGAAACGATCCGGAACACATGCTCAAACTCCGTGATTCACTAATCTCAAAAATATTTGACAGCATAGAGGATGTGCAACTGAACGGCCATTCGGAAAAGAGATTACCAAACAATGTCAACCTGAGCTTTAAGTATGCAGAAGGCGAGTCGCTTCAGATGTTACTTGATGTCAAGGGCATTGCAGTATCTACGGCTTCCGCATGTTCATCCAAATCCAAAAAGGAATCACATGTTTTAACTTCCATAGGAGTTGATACGGACTATATCCATGGAACCATAAGGATAAGTCTTGGTAAGGATAACACTATGGAAGAGATCGATTACGTAGCTCAGTCCCTGAAAGAAAGTGTTGACAAACTCAGGGAAATGTCTGCTATTTCAAAATGCTGACAGGTTTTAAGGGAGGATGCTGATGTATTCAAGAAAAGTCATTGAAGAGTTCACCAATCCAAAGAATGTAGGAGTTATCGAAGATGCAGACGGTGTTGGTGAAACTGGCAGCACGGTCGACGGAGATATAATAACTATCTATATCAAGGTAAATGATGATGTACTGGAAGATGTGAAATTCAAGACCTTCGGATGTGTGGTAGCTATATCCACATCAACAATGGTCACACAGCTTGCAAAGGGTAAGACCATTGATGAAGCACTCAAGTTAACCAACAAGGATGTGATCGACGCCCTTGGAGGACTGCCGGAAGATAAGACGAGATGCTCGGGTTTTGCACTTGTTGCCCTTCATAAGGCTATTGAGGACTACAGGGGGAAGACTGCAGATTAATACCTGAAAAAGAGGATGATTTTGTGAAAACAACGTGTGAGATTATGGTGCAACGGGTTTTACCTGCCATCCGTGCTGAAATTGCCCGCGTGATCATTAGTGAACATGGTCGCAGCCAGCAGGAAGCTGCAGAGGTCCTGGGACTTTCAAGAGCAGCCGTATCCCAGTATCTTAGTGAGAAACGTGGAGCAGAGGTCAATTTTTCTGAAGATACATACAAAGAGATACGCAATTTTACATTTGAGCTGCTTGCAGGCATGAGCCCAAAGGATGAGGTTGCAGGGATGTG
The window above is part of the Methanolobus zinderi genome. Proteins encoded here:
- the purL gene encoding phosphoribosylformylglycinamidine synthase subunit PurL: MLPENDLNIVTKEMGREPNLVEQGCFLNLWSEHCSYRSSAPLLKTFTTTGDRVIIGPGDDAAIIRFGNGWALAVGMESHNHPSYVDPYNGAATGVGGIVRDIISMGARPIALMDPLYFGPLDNPKNLYLFEHIIEGIAGYGNCIGVPVVRGEALFDESYSGNPLVNVVCVGLAREENIVTASAQKAGNKLILMGSTTGRDGLGGASFASRDLSESSEAEDRPSIQIGDPFTEKLLIEATLEAIGEGYVKACRDLGAAGLAGASSEMASKGNLGMKIIADNVILRETGMTPYEILIAESQERMLLEVDPDDVQAVLDIAAKYDLNASLIGELTEDLSYTVMFKGEVAASIPVKLLTEGAPTFERPSTEPAPRDAGEKPEMPEDLKQAILDILSSHNVASKKWIYRQYDHEVQLRTVAKPGDDAGVLRIDGNEGIALSCGCNPKHTLLDPYQGGKGTVIENAMNLAVKGAYGIALVDCLNFGNPEKADIYWQFKQAILGLGDGARELSIPVVGGNVSLYNESEEFKTAIAPTPSIGLIGYTEDVTIAPSGVFTKEGDTIILVGTTKDELGGSEYYRTIGKREYGMAPAVPENVSQIINSLIEAVKSKKVTASHDLSLGGLAAGLCEMCENMGATVDLSDIENDLRTDDLLFSESYARAIICTSEPAAVKELLKDVPHTVIGTVGGNELKISGKEFDVSISISEINKAKKSLLNLMME
- the radA gene encoding DNA repair and recombination protein RadA; the protein is MPEVLLEDLDHVGPATAQKLMESGFTTVEAIAVSSPAELATAADIGESTAAKIIMAARQSADIGGFETGDMVMERRKLVGKLSTGCIEFNEMMGGGIDTQAITELYGEFGSGKTQVAHQLAVNVQLPPEQGGLDGSVIIIDTENTFRPERIKQMVDGLSEKYGVEYDHEEFLKNIRVARAFNSNHQILLVDSALELANELKNSEKPVRLLIVDSLTAHFRAEYIGRGTLADRQQKLNKHLHGLQRFGDLNNASVIVTNQVMSKPDAFFGDPTKPIGGHIVGHTATFRLYLRKSKGDKRIVRLVDSPNLPDGEAIISVTTPGLRDP
- a CDS encoding APC family permease, giving the protein MVSYEKNSLTLTGAVSLGTGVMIGAGIFALLGQIAELAGMMFPFIFLLGAVVTAFSAYSYIKFSNTYPSAGGIAMYLEKAYGKGVVTGFAALLMAFSMVINESLVARTFGTYTIQLFNMDQNTYLVPVLGVCLLIFAFLVNISGNTVIEKFSFSMAFVKIIGISIFGFVGLWIAGGSFSNVTSAPMDAGLEGYLASIALAVLAYKGFTTITNSGSEIKDPHHNVSRAIIISISICALLYLLVSFAVAGSLDLPEIIAARDFALAEAARPVFGNYGLWFTVGLAIIATVSGIIASVFAVSRMLAMLTDMNVIPHRHFGMPGDIQKHTLVYTIVVAILLTIFFDLSRIAALGAIFYLIMDIIIHWGLLRYMREEIEFKSSVVISAIILDAIVLTALVISKASSDMFLIVVAAVMMVVIFAGERFFIRSNHDNNGQT
- a CDS encoding DUF378 domain-containing protein is translated as MVNGLDWVAMVLVIVGGLNWGLVGAFGFDLVAAIFGEMSLISRLVYILVGLAAVYLIYFATKISSQ
- a CDS encoding CDC48 family AAA ATPase → MDEVQIKVEKAHPNDFGRGIVRLDPTTLLSLQLSPGDIVEIEGKRKTAAKVWRAERQDWGQGIVRIDGFIRQNAGVGIGERITIRKAEVETATKVVLAPPEGVTMEFGDHINEIIKRNIMKRPLVEGDVVPIISSMTQPMSTQMSGGQAIPLIAVETEPTDAILIIGDITEIELRQKPVRGYDGATRGVTYEDIGGLGSEIQRVREMIELPLKHPELFQRLNIDPPKGIILYGPPGTGKTLIAKAVANESRANFLYIAGPEIMGKYYGESEERIRKIFEEAEDNAPSIIFIDEIDSIAPKRQNVTGEVERRVVAQLLTMMDGLEERGQVVVIGATNRLDAIDPALRRPGRFDREIEIGVPDNDDRLEILQIHTRGVPLSEDVSEEFLEYLSQHTQAFVGADLLALVQEAAMKSLRRALPDINLEEDEIAPEILDILSVGKDDFENALREIEPSAMREVLVEIPAVKWNDVGGLDKAKQDVVEAVEWPLTKPEKFLQMGIKPPKGVLLFGPPGTGKTLIAQAVANESNANFISIKGPQMLSKWVGESEKAIRETFKKARQVAPCIIFFDEIDSIAPMRSAITEDGKVSERIVNQLLTELDGLEPLKEIVVIAATNRPDILDPALLRSGRFDRLVLVGQSTYAGRKAIFKIHTRNIPLGDDVTIDELASVTEGFVGSDIEAVCREAVMLALRDDFNNEEVGMKYFKQALNKVRPTLTENLIEYYEKIQAQFKGGVKKEEPSAYIGYR
- a CDS encoding flavodoxin family protein codes for the protein MGLKALFLNCTLKRSPEVSNTRALIDKAVRLFSEMEIDSEVIRVVDYNVKFGVTSDEGDGDEWPQILKKIKDCDILVIGSPIWFGVISSVAKMVIERLDGTYMEGDPETGQFPLYGKVAGVLVTGNEDGAHDVAANILFNLTHLGCTVPPNADSYWVGDAGPGPSYIEAGGERHLYTNKTVRYMTHNLAFFAGLLKENPIPTNLNQLIEEAKEESD
- a CDS encoding TRAM domain-containing protein, coding for MFGNNDESTAPVAVGETYEVTIQDIAREGDGIARIEGFVIFVPGAEVGDTVNIKITKVLRKFAFSEIEE
- a CDS encoding phosphoglycolate phosphatase, whose translation is MQFKAIAIDIDGTITHMDRRLSLRAAEKLRILDVPVVLATGNILCYAKATAKLIGVCCHVIAENGGVVTDGFDKKPYVSDVITECEQAYDILSEEFKMEKLDSRHRRTEIVLNRNFDIERARVILSNTDLDVEIIDTHFAIHIKSKKINKGTGLVRMADMMGLKTSDFVAIGDSVNDKELLELAGYSIAVSNADDFLKDIADHVTGEPYGEGTAEAIEYLVSNGMLKARDQ
- a CDS encoding PRC-barrel domain-containing protein → MANVFAKNLSSKQVMATDGTEIGILFNIVMDAATGNLINLIVKPDMSLDTSKYQTDDQYILLPFESVRAIKDYIVVDKNMAKGIHNESTPQ